A region of the Cyanobium usitatum str. Tous genome:
CATCAGAGGATCGGAGCTGCAGATGGGTTCGCACGGGATGGACTACCGCACAGCCGGGGTGGATGTGGTCGCAGGCCGGGAGTTTGTGGAGCGGATCCGATCCAGTGTTGAAGCCACCCGGCGCCCTGAGGTTGTGGGCGGGCTCGGAGGCTTCGGGGGCCTATGCCGACTGCCCGCCGGGCTGCGGGATCCCCTGCTGGTCTCCGGCACCGACGGGGTTGGCACCAAGCTTGAGCTGGCTCAGGCCTACGGCCGCCACCACGATGTGGGCATCGACTTGGTGGCGATGTGCGTCAACGACGTCATCACCAGCGGGGCGGAGCCGCTTTTCTTCCTTGACTACATCGCCACAGGCAAGCTCAGCCCGGAGGCCATGGCTGAGGTGGTGGAGGGCATCGCCGACGGCTGCCGCCAAAGCGGCTGCGCCCTGCTTGGCGGCGAAACGGCCGAAATGCCTGGCTTCTATGCCCCGGGCCGCTACGACCTGGCCGGTTTCTGCGTGGCCGTGGTCGAGGCAAGCGCCCTGATCGATGGACGGGCGGTTAGCGCAGGGGATCGCATCCTGGCGGTGGCCAGCAGTGGGGTCCATAGCAATGGCTTCAGCCTGGTGCGCCGCATTCTTGAGAGCCAGGCGGTCGATGAACTCACGACCCTGCCCAACAGCAACCAAAACCTGATAGACGCCCTGCTCGCCCCAACCCGTCTCTATGGAACCTTGGTTAAAGCCTTGCTTGCCAGCAAGGTGCCCATAAACGGCATGGCCCACATCACTGGCGGCGGCCTGCCTGAAAACCTGCCCCGCTGCCTGCCCTCTGGAGTGCACGGCGTGATCGACCCAACTAGCTGGCAGCGTCCAGCTCTGTTCCACTGGCTGCAGCAAGCCGGCGAGGTGCCGGAGGCCGATCTCTGGAACACCTTCAATTTGGGGGTGGGTTACTGCCTGGTGGTGCCAGCAGCTGCAGCGGATCAAGCTCTCGCAATCTGCCAAGACACTGGCTACGAGGCCTGGGAGCTGGGCGCGGTGGCCAATGGCAGTGCTGGCGAGCAACCGCTGGCAGGACTTCCCTTCAAGGCTTGATCAGCCCGGCTGCCAATGGCCAATTGCATCAGAGTGGGCTGCTGGCCCGGTCGGAAGCCGCTCTCCTGCCTAGGGTGCTGACCTCGAAGTTGATCAACACCTATCGCCCCGGTTCCTGAGCCAGGGCGATGTTCGAGCCATACGTAGTTGTATTAGGAGTGGCGTCATGACGCAATCAATAGGTTCAACTCAGCGAATAGCGGCCCCAAGCCCCTTGGGCACCTCCGCTGCACCTCCCCTCGGCAGCGGTCAACGCATCACCCGCCGCCGCAGCTCGGCCGGCCCCGTAGCCCCAACCCGGCCGCAGCGCCCCAGAGAGCTTCAGGCAGCGCCCCAGCGGGGGGGAGTGAGGCCCACCTTCCTCACCCTGCGAGATCACGGCAAGGTCTATGTAGCCGACCTGCCCCGACTCTCAGACGGCCAACTGGCCCACGTGACCAAGGAAGCGCGGGAGGTGCTTGAAAGCCTGGGCCGCCGGCTTGAAGAGCTTGAGGCTCAGCCTTTCCTATCCCAGGCCGAACAGGACACCAGGATCCGGGCTTCTACCAAGCGGGATGTCACGGAGCGCTTCCTGCGCTCAATTGATGACGAGCTGCAGCTTCGCCATAACAACCCCGCCCTGAGGGCAGCGGCTGGTGAGTCTCTGGCTCGAGCCTTCCTGGAGCTGGCACGCCACCGGCTGCCTGGAGCCACCTTCGATTCCCTGCTGCAGGAAGCCCTGGCAGCCTGCGGCCCCGAAGCGGCCGCCGAAGCTGAAAGCCTCGGCGACCACGGTCCCAGCCCTGTGGTGCCCCTGGTACGCCACCAGGCCATGCCGGTGGTGCTCACCCTCGATCCAGCCCCCCAGGCCGGCTAGTCGCTCAGGAAGGGATTGGCAGGCATGCCCACCTGCAATCCCAGCGCCAGATCATCTAAACGGCGGCGCTCCTGCTCAGACAGGTTCCAGGCCAGGGCCGCCGCGGCCTGCTCCACCTGCTCCGGACGGCGCAAGCCGGGAATCGGCAAAGCGCCGTGGGCCCGGCACCAGTTGAGGGCCACCGCCGCCAGGCTGGCGTCGCGATTGGCGCCGATTCGGGCCATCTCAGCCTGGAGCTCAACCAAGGCGGGGGCTAGCCGGCGGAACAAAGCCCCCCTTGGCCCCCTCGGCAAAGGCCCAGCCGCCATTGATCTGGCCAGCAGCCCCAGGGCCAGGGGGCTGTAGGCGATCAAACGGATACCCAGCTCACGGCAGACCTCCGCCACACCGCCCGGCTGGATCGGATCGGGTGCCAGCAGCGATAGCTGTACCTGGAGGCTGCTGAGCTCCAGTCCCCGCTCGGCCAAGCGCCGGTGCACCGCCCGCAGGCGACGGGGCCCCATATTTGAAACGCCAAGGGCCGCCACCTCCCCCTGCTGCACCAGATCAGCCAGACCCTCCAGGAGGGGCCCCTCCTGCCAGGGGGCGTAGCGAGACGTGCTCCAGTGCAACTGCACCAAATCAATTCGACCGGCAAGGCGCCGTTTCGAAGCCGCAAAAGCCCGTTCATAGCCGCGGCGCCCCAGTCGCCAGGGGAAGGGGGCGAGCTTGGTAGCCACCAGCAGCTGGTCGCGCTGGGCCGCCGGTAGGGCCGCCGCAAAGCTGCCCAAAAGGGCCTCACTGCGGCCGTTAAACCTGCCAGTGCCGTAGGAATCCGCCGTATCAAAGGTGTGCAGGCCGCAGGCCACAGCCCGCCGGAAGGTGGCTTCAAGCACCGGATCCTGGCTCGGGTCGTAGCCCCAAAGAAATTGATTTCCCCAGGCCCAAGTGCCAACGCCGATGCCGGGCTGACCCACTGGATGCGCCATCGTGGAGTTAGGTGCCAAAGCGGATACCTCCCAAAATGCCCGATTCC
Encoded here:
- the purM gene encoding phosphoribosylformylglycinamidine cyclo-ligase; amino-acid sequence: MDYRTAGVDVVAGREFVERIRSSVEATRRPEVVGGLGGFGGLCRLPAGLRDPLLVSGTDGVGTKLELAQAYGRHHDVGIDLVAMCVNDVITSGAEPLFFLDYIATGKLSPEAMAEVVEGIADGCRQSGCALLGGETAEMPGFYAPGRYDLAGFCVAVVEASALIDGRAVSAGDRILAVASSGVHSNGFSLVRRILESQAVDELTTLPNSNQNLIDALLAPTRLYGTLVKALLASKVPINGMAHITGGGLPENLPRCLPSGVHGVIDPTSWQRPALFHWLQQAGEVPEADLWNTFNLGVGYCLVVPAAAADQALAICQDTGYEAWELGAVANGSAGEQPLAGLPFKA
- a CDS encoding aldo/keto reductase; this encodes MAHPVGQPGIGVGTWAWGNQFLWGYDPSQDPVLEATFRRAVACGLHTFDTADSYGTGRFNGRSEALLGSFAAALPAAQRDQLLVATKLAPFPWRLGRRGYERAFAASKRRLAGRIDLVQLHWSTSRYAPWQEGPLLEGLADLVQQGEVAALGVSNMGPRRLRAVHRRLAERGLELSSLQVQLSLLAPDPIQPGGVAEVCRELGIRLIAYSPLALGLLARSMAAGPLPRGPRGALFRRLAPALVELQAEMARIGANRDASLAAVALNWCRAHGALPIPGLRRPEQVEQAAAALAWNLSEQERRRLDDLALGLQVGMPANPFLSD